Proteins encoded in a region of the Streptomyces sp. NBC_00258 genome:
- a CDS encoding amino acid ABC transporter permease — MSGTDTEVQPRRSGLTRRQKRAVSRGVQYAVFVAALVAFGVTADWEQLQNQFAQVDLAERMFPDIITLALKNTVLYTVSGFVFGLALGVVVALMRLSSVGPYRWLAGIYIEIFRGLPALLIFIFVGVAVPLAFPGTEIPGGTYGKVALALGLVAAAYMAETIRAGIQAVPKGQMEAARSLGFSHARAMVSIIIPQAFRIVIPPLTNELVLLFKDSSLVLFLGVTLEERELSKFGRDLASETANSTPILVAGLCYLLVTIPLGFVVRRLEAKAGEATK, encoded by the coding sequence ATGAGTGGGACGGACACCGAAGTCCAGCCACGCAGAAGCGGCCTGACCAGACGTCAGAAGCGGGCCGTGTCGCGCGGCGTCCAGTACGCGGTGTTCGTCGCCGCCCTGGTCGCCTTCGGCGTCACGGCCGACTGGGAGCAGCTGCAGAACCAGTTCGCCCAGGTCGACCTGGCCGAGCGGATGTTCCCGGACATCATCACGCTGGCGCTGAAGAACACCGTCCTCTACACGGTGTCCGGTTTCGTCTTCGGCCTCGCCCTCGGTGTGGTCGTCGCGTTGATGCGGCTCTCCTCGGTCGGCCCGTACCGCTGGCTGGCCGGCATCTACATCGAGATCTTCCGCGGGCTGCCCGCCCTGCTGATCTTCATCTTCGTGGGCGTCGCCGTGCCGTTGGCGTTCCCCGGGACGGAGATCCCCGGCGGCACGTACGGGAAGGTCGCGCTCGCACTCGGACTTGTCGCGGCCGCGTACATGGCGGAGACGATCCGCGCGGGCATCCAGGCCGTGCCCAAGGGGCAGATGGAGGCGGCCCGTTCGCTGGGCTTCTCGCATGCCCGGGCCATGGTCTCGATCATCATTCCGCAGGCGTTCCGAATCGTGATCCCGCCGCTCACCAACGAGTTGGTGCTCCTCTTCAAGGACTCCTCGCTGGTGCTGTTCCTCGGGGTCACCCTGGAGGAGCGCGAACTCTCCAAGTTCGGCCGCGACCTGGCCAGCGAGACCGCCAACTCGACACCGATCCTGGTGGCGGGCCTGTGCTATCTGCTGGTCACGATCCCGCTCGGTTTCGTGGTACGCCGCCTTGAGGCGAAGGCCGGGGAGGCCACCAAGTGA
- a CDS encoding amino acid ABC transporter ATP-binding protein has protein sequence MSTTSSPALTKDASGTPEIQVRGLHKSFGDNEVLRGIDLEVRSGEVVCVIGPSGSGKSTLLRCVNLLEEPTKGQVFVGGTEVTHPDVDIDAVRRRIGMVFQQFNLFPHLTVTENLTLPQRRVLGRDKEAAAKVAAENLRRVGLSEKADAYPASLSGGQQQRVAIARALAMGPEVMLFDEPTSALDPELVGDVLAVMRMLADEGMTMMVVTHEMTFAREVADRVVFMDAGAIVEDGTPAQVIGNPTHERTRHFLSRLLDPAMADVEEDSAGRPGKEG, from the coding sequence GTGAGCACTACGAGCAGTCCGGCCCTCACGAAGGACGCGAGCGGCACGCCGGAGATCCAGGTCCGCGGCCTGCACAAGTCGTTCGGCGACAACGAGGTGCTGCGCGGCATCGACCTGGAGGTCCGCTCCGGCGAGGTCGTGTGCGTCATCGGCCCCTCCGGCTCCGGCAAGTCCACGCTCCTGCGCTGCGTGAACCTCCTCGAAGAGCCCACCAAGGGCCAGGTCTTCGTCGGCGGCACCGAAGTCACCCACCCCGACGTGGACATCGACGCCGTACGCCGCCGGATCGGCATGGTCTTCCAGCAGTTCAACCTCTTCCCGCACCTGACGGTGACCGAGAACCTCACGCTGCCGCAGCGCCGGGTGCTCGGCCGCGACAAGGAGGCGGCCGCGAAGGTCGCCGCCGAGAACCTCCGGCGGGTCGGCCTCTCCGAGAAGGCGGACGCGTACCCCGCCTCCCTCTCCGGCGGCCAGCAGCAGCGCGTCGCCATCGCCCGCGCGCTCGCCATGGGCCCCGAGGTGATGCTCTTCGACGAGCCCACCTCCGCCCTTGACCCGGAACTCGTCGGCGACGTCCTCGCCGTCATGCGCATGCTCGCCGACGAGGGCATGACCATGATGGTCGTCACCCACGAGATGACCTTCGCCCGCGAGGTCGCCGACCGCGTCGTCTTCATGGACGCCGGCGCCATCGTCGAGGACGGCACTCCGGCCCAGGTGATCGGCAACCCCACCCATGAGCGGACGAGGCATTTCCTGTCCCGGCTACTGGACCCGGCGATGGCGGACGTCGAGGAGGACAGCGCCGGCCGACCTGGCAAGGAGGGCTGA
- a CDS encoding amidohydrolase family protein: protein MSDQPVLHVKGRVLIDPDDARDELWIVGGKITYERPQGARDIRTVNGWALPGLVDAHCHVGLGPSGPVADDTAEKQALTDREAGTLLIRDAGSPSDTRWIDDREDLPKIIRAGRHIARTRRYIRGFAHEIEPDDLVAYVAQEARRGDGWVKLVGDWLNRETGDLGACWPRAEVEAAIAEAHRLGARVTAHCFAEDSLRDLVEAGIDCIEHATGLTEDTIPLFAERGVAIVPTLVNIATFPQLAAGGEAKFPQWSAHMRRLHERRYDTVRAAYDAGVPVYVGTDAGGTLAHGLVAGEVAELVTAGIPPVEALSATAWGARAWLGRPGLDEGAPADLVVYEGDPRADVRVLAAPRRVVLNGKVVG from the coding sequence ATGAGCGATCAGCCGGTGCTGCATGTAAAGGGCCGCGTACTCATCGACCCCGACGACGCCAGGGACGAGCTCTGGATCGTCGGCGGCAAGATCACCTACGAGCGCCCACAAGGCGCTCGTGACATCCGCACCGTGAACGGCTGGGCACTACCAGGCCTCGTGGACGCCCACTGCCACGTGGGCCTCGGCCCCAGTGGCCCCGTCGCAGACGACACCGCGGAGAAGCAGGCCCTGACCGACCGAGAGGCCGGCACCCTGCTCATCCGCGACGCGGGTTCGCCCTCCGACACCCGCTGGATCGACGACCGCGAGGACCTCCCGAAGATCATCAGGGCGGGCCGCCACATCGCCCGCACCCGCCGCTACATCCGGGGCTTCGCCCACGAGATCGAGCCTGACGACCTCGTCGCGTACGTCGCCCAGGAGGCCCGCCGGGGCGACGGCTGGGTGAAGCTCGTGGGGGACTGGCTCAACCGTGAAACGGGCGACCTCGGTGCCTGCTGGCCCCGCGCCGAGGTCGAGGCGGCGATCGCCGAGGCTCACCGGCTGGGCGCCCGGGTCACCGCGCACTGCTTCGCCGAGGACTCCCTGCGGGACCTGGTGGAAGCGGGCATCGACTGCATCGAGCACGCCACCGGCCTGACCGAGGACACCATCCCGCTCTTCGCCGAACGCGGCGTCGCCATCGTCCCGACCCTCGTCAACATCGCCACCTTCCCGCAGCTCGCGGCCGGCGGCGAGGCCAAGTTCCCCCAGTGGTCGGCGCACATGCGGCGGCTGCACGAGCGTCGCTACGACACCGTGCGCGCCGCGTACGACGCAGGCGTCCCCGTGTACGTCGGCACCGATGCCGGCGGCACGCTCGCACACGGCCTGGTGGCGGGCGAGGTCGCCGAGCTGGTGACCGCCGGAATCCCGCCGGTCGAGGCGCTGTCGGCGACGGCGTGGGGCGCCCGGGCCTGGCTGGGACGGCCAGGCCTGGACGAGGGAGCACCGGCCGACCTGGTCGTGTACGAGGGGGACCCGCGGGCGGACGTACGGGTACTGGCGGCGCCCCGACGGGTTGTGCTGAACGGCAAGGTCGTCGGCTAG
- a CDS encoding SCO1860 family LAETG-anchored protein, whose product MNSNAFRMPARMPARRFAVTAAATVLAAGPAVLAGAGPARATEDHGRASAVVLRAGLDVSLLNKSVNVPLTVSLNDVQAPRSAEKTALTAKLDGVDGGRPFTVLGAEVARSSATVSAKKAEGSVNLAHAKVHVPGLPLLSLIEIEQVSAKAVCTAGEKPVATADPLGAVTVLGKKTTVTAGGPTEVKVPGVGEVRLDLASTRTTSRTAAATALQLKVSINPLKLNVAEVEGTVTLAEATCEAPAAPASADPVEPATEVKPQGAAANEANLAETGGSSATPYVAAGAVALLAAGGGAVVLARRKRG is encoded by the coding sequence TTGAACAGCAACGCTTTCCGCATGCCCGCACGCATGCCCGCACGCAGGTTCGCCGTCACCGCGGCGGCCACCGTCCTGGCCGCAGGTCCCGCGGTCCTGGCCGGCGCGGGCCCGGCCCGGGCGACCGAAGACCACGGCCGCGCCAGTGCCGTGGTCCTGCGCGCCGGGCTCGACGTCTCCCTGCTCAACAAGTCCGTGAACGTCCCGCTCACGGTCTCGCTCAACGACGTACAGGCACCACGCAGCGCCGAAAAGACCGCGCTCACGGCCAAGTTGGACGGAGTCGACGGCGGGCGGCCGTTCACCGTGCTGGGCGCGGAGGTCGCCCGGTCGAGCGCGACCGTCTCCGCGAAGAAGGCCGAGGGCTCGGTGAACCTCGCCCATGCCAAGGTGCATGTGCCGGGGCTGCCCCTGCTGTCCCTCATCGAGATCGAACAGGTCAGCGCGAAGGCGGTCTGCACGGCGGGCGAGAAGCCGGTCGCCACCGCCGATCCGCTGGGCGCCGTGACGGTTCTAGGCAAGAAGACCACGGTGACCGCCGGAGGCCCGACCGAGGTGAAGGTGCCCGGCGTCGGCGAGGTACGCCTCGACCTGGCGTCGACCCGCACCACCTCACGTACGGCCGCCGCCACCGCTCTCCAACTCAAGGTGTCCATCAACCCGTTGAAGCTGAACGTCGCCGAGGTCGAGGGCACGGTCACCCTCGCCGAGGCCACCTGCGAGGCACCGGCCGCACCCGCGTCCGCGGACCCCGTGGAGCCGGCGACCGAGGTGAAGCCGCAGGGCGCGGCCGCAAACGAGGCCAACCTCGCCGAGACCGGAGGCAGTTCGGCGACACCGTACGTTGCCGCGGGCGCGGTCGCCCTGCTGGCGGCGGGCGGCGGAGCCGTCGTACTGGCCCGTCGCAAGAGGGGCTGA